From Dendropsophus ebraccatus isolate aDenEbr1 chromosome 10, aDenEbr1.pat, whole genome shotgun sequence:
TTTGTTGACCACCATTGCTTCTCTCTGCAGCTGATATCTACGACAAGGCGGCAGCTGAGATAGAGAAGGACGGGATGTACGACTGCGAGTGTCTGGGAGGAGGCCGCATCAACCacgccagcagcagcagcaagatcCACATCTATGGCTACTCTGTGGTAATGTGCCCCCGGGGTTACACTGCTGTATgatgctccagagctgcgctcactatgtgACCTCTATGGGAACAGTCAGCAAGCTGGTGGGCAGAGCTGTcccactgtctccctgtctgtgAGCGCTGACTGCGGTGGTGGAGGAGGTCATCTCTCAGTATCAGACAGGTGTTGGCTTCCTGggcatgctggggattgtagttttgccacagataACCACCTCAAAGCATTGTATTGTAGGTAGTGTTGGGCCTGTGAGAAGAGACCCTGAGTCATTTAGCGCCCCCTCTGGCCTGTGCTGAGCATAACTACCACAGTGACGGTCTCCTTACTGGCCCCCGTGGACTCCTGAGGGTCACCGGCAGCCATCCAGCAGTACCGTGGCAGCAGGGGGCAGTCCCTCAACCCTGCCGGGGCTCCCTGTGCTGGATAGGTTGGTGGTGATGACAAGGACCAGGAATGGCTCCCGTAATGCCCCTCATACCCTCTTACATCCCCACTATCATACCCTGTGAGGGTGGATGATCCCTGCAGTGTATGAGGCTTATGGGGTTGCTGCTTATGTATTTGCCCCTTTGCAGTATTGTTTGGGGAGGGGCGTCTTAAAATGATGATGTGACCTAAAGTTAAAGGCAAGGAAAATGAAAACCGGACGGTTGCTTGGAACAAGTGCTGCCTCTGAGATGAATGTGCAGAtcctgggggaggaggggggggggggtgccttacGTGGGTGAATTCCTGACCCCCCCCTCGCTCCCTGGGACGTGGATCAGTATGTGAGATTCTCTCTCGTTTTCCCTGCAGGGTTTTGGCCGGGCCCGACACGCATCAACCATGGAGCTGATAAAAACCAAATATCCCGACTATGAAGTGACCTGGTCAGATGAGGGTTACTGAAGAGCGCGACCACACCGCAACCAGACCGTATGGAACAGGACGCTGGCTTACTGCCTGTCCACCATAAGAGGGCAGCATTGTATTAACTAAGGAGAAATATAGGTTTGTCATTAACGTGGGACTGTGGCGGTGCTGACTACTATGTGATAGATTAGCGCAGCGCCATAGTGATGTCATCCATTGCTACCAGGCCTGTCTCTTCTCTACAACCCGCACTAGATACACGGCGGCTCTGATGATGAGGACAGCTGCTCCAGCTGCACTGTGTCTCTAATAGAGAGGGGCAAGTGTAAGAAGATTTGTCACCAAACCGGctcctcctgccaccccaccGACACCTGATGTGTGTTCCCTTATCGCAGCAGGCCCATGTCTGGTCTCTGCCTTTTGCTGAAGTCCTATGTAAATAAATGAATGTGCTGGTAATGTGACCTTGTGGCGTATTGTCATTACTGTGTGCTGCctgaattaaaggagaactccacctatggctgtatctctgCATATCCTGCTGAGTAAAGGCTCTATGATGCCAAGCCATTATCGTCCGGTAATCGCTTAGTGTGATTGGTAGGCAATGATCAACTGAAATGCTCAACGTCGGCACAACGCAGACTGCCTCTATCTTCTCTGGGCCACCCTAAGCGGCCCCACCACTCCTCATCGCTCTCTGTTGGTGCATGTAATTGCAGAGATGGCGAGTGGGCACTGACAtgacagattggcgctcgttttctCCTGTAATatggggccatgtaatagggctctactAATAGGTAATAGGTCTTTTACTAAagatgagtaaatttacagtgttatcagccggctgcctttgggCGCTGtcctctgggtgcctggaaaagcaagatccagtcctgggaaacttttcccagatccagcttttccaggcacctgaagTAGAAAGAcacggacttcaaaggcagccggctgataaaaCTGTaactccgctcatctctagtctttaccaTTCTTGTAGTGATGTGACGTTGCATTTTTCCTTATTCTTATCTAAAGCTATACCGGGTAGAATGCTGAACACTCTGGTTGTGTAATATTGTAGAATCTACGAAACAAGGCAAATATACAAAGCGTTGGCAGGGTCCTGGTCCTCGTTCTTC
This genomic window contains:
- the PHPT1 gene encoding 14 kDa phosphohistidine phosphatase, which produces MAVQGLARIPVVDIDPDGVFKYVLIRVNVKEGPDEYKDIVRGYGWAEYHADIYDKAAAEIEKDGMYDCECLGGGRINHASSSSKIHIYGYSVGFGRARHASTMELIKTKYPDYEVTWSDEGY